ACAATTAGTTTAAGAGTGCTTTATTCTATGAAAGAGATGTATCTTGCCTTTTTTGTTTCACTTTTAGTTGCCGCAATAAACGTTGCGCTTTTCTATCCGATGGTTAATGCTATAGGACATGCAGGAATTCCACTTGCAATAAGTATTGGTTTAATTATTGAAGGAGTTTTATTTGTTTTGTCTTTAAAGGTTAAAATACGTATAAAACTTAAGGGATTTTTTAATGCAATCGTAAAGATTGGCGTTGCAAGTTTTGTTAGCGTAGGTTTCATGTATGGTGTTTATCTCATATTAAATAGAGTGGTTAATTTTGGAAAATTAAGTCTACTGGTTAATTTTGCCTTGGCTTCTTTTGTGTTTGTTTTGGTTTACATACCTACACTAAAAATCTTAAAAGTTGAAGAAGTTCAAAAAATTATAAAACTTGCAAGAAAAGGAAATTGATATTTGTTTTGCCTCCAAAAAACATGATTTAAGAATATTGAGGAGGTGTCCATCAAAAACTTTTTTAAAAAAATAAAAAGAAGGAATGCCCTCTGAAAAATCCTTAGCGTTGAAATAACATAAAATGATGAGATTCTTCATCACTTACAACATTTGCTCGTCAGAATGACGCCTACCAGGTCATCCTGAGCGCTTCTTCTTTGTCATCCTGAGGAGCAATAGCGACGAAGGATCTTAAATTTGATGGTGACACCCCCTCAAGACTCCCCCAGAAAACATAAACGGAGGAGATTCTTCCTCGGCAAAAAGTCGCCTCCTCAGAATGACACCCACCTTGTCATCCTGAGGAGCGATAGCGACGAAGGATCTCATTCTTTGGGGGAGTATCGAGGGGGGCTTTCCACCCCCTCAAATGTAAAAGGGGGGCTTTAAACCCCCTAAAAAAGTAGTTATGTTGCAGGATATGTAATTGTTATAGTTTTCGTTGTTCCATCCCAATCAACTTTGCAACCAAGAGATTCAGCAATAAACCTTAAAGGTAACATTGTTCTTCCCTTAATGATCTCGGGCATAACTTTGTGGTTAGTCTCATCAATCCACTTAGTCTCACCGTTAACTTTTGCCTGAGGCTTACCGATCCAAAGCTCAATTACAGTACCTTTTAGTGTTATAGTAACCTTTCTTGTTGTACCATCCCACTCTATAGTTCCATCAAGTGATTCAATGATTGCTCTTATTGGCACAAGTGTCCTACTATTTTTGATAACAGGTGGTGAATCAAGAGTTCTTTCCTCTCCATTTACCAAAAATATACTGTTACCCACTTGGAGAACGATGACTGTAGAAGTTTTAAGGTAAACTGTCCTCACTAACTTTGTAGAAATATT
This genomic stretch from Caldisericaceae bacterium harbors:
- a CDS encoding polysaccharide biosynthesis C-terminal domain-containing protein, which produces TISLRVLYSMKEMYLAFFVSLLVAAINVALFYPMVNAIGHAGIPLAISIGLIIEGVLFVLSLKVKIRIKLKGFFNAIVKIGVASFVSVGFMYGVYLILNRVVNFGKLSLLVNFALASFVFVLVYIPTLKILKVEEVQKIIKLARKGN